In a single window of the Mucilaginibacter defluvii genome:
- a CDS encoding isoprenyl transferase, translating into MKDQIDLLKLPAHIAIIMDGNGRWAKTKGKLRVFGHHNGVLAVRDVVEGACELGLKYLTLYAFSAENWNRPKLEVMALMELMVSTINKEISTFMNNNVRLNAIGDLSMLPARNHRELTKAMQTTAGNTGLVLTLALSYSSRNEIVHAVKSIAEKVKAGELNPADITEQTIADNLYTYNMPDPELMIRTSGEHRISNYLLWQIAYTELYFTNKLWPDFRREDLFEAILDYQQRERRFGMTSEQLN; encoded by the coding sequence ATGAAAGACCAGATCGATTTGTTGAAATTGCCCGCGCACATTGCCATTATAATGGATGGTAACGGCCGCTGGGCAAAAACCAAAGGAAAGCTAAGGGTATTTGGCCATCATAACGGTGTGCTTGCCGTACGCGATGTTGTTGAGGGCGCATGCGAACTGGGCCTTAAATATTTAACCCTCTATGCCTTTTCGGCCGAGAACTGGAACCGGCCCAAGCTTGAGGTAATGGCACTGATGGAATTGATGGTTAGTACCATTAATAAGGAGATAAGCACGTTTATGAACAATAATGTGCGCCTTAATGCCATCGGTGATCTGAGTATGCTGCCGGCCCGCAATCACCGTGAACTTACCAAAGCTATGCAAACTACTGCCGGCAATACCGGTTTGGTGTTAACCTTAGCCTTGAGCTATAGCTCACGTAACGAGATCGTTCATGCTGTTAAAAGTATTGCCGAAAAGGTAAAGGCCGGCGAACTAAACCCGGCCGATATAACGGAGCAAACTATTGCTGATAATCTCTATACATATAACATGCCTGATCCTGAACTCATGATCAGGACGAGCGGCGAACACCGCATCAGTAACTACCTGCTTTGGCAAATAGCGTATACCGAGCTGTATTTTACCAATAAATTATGGCCCGATTTCAGGCGAGAAGATTTATTTGAGGCTATACTTGACTACCAGCAGCGCGAGCGCCGCTTTGGTATGACAAGCGAGCAGCTTAACTAA
- a CDS encoding NAD kinase, giving the protein MKIAVYGRPFTDSEVLPFIQQVFDNLQQHGVEIYVHSRLHGYLQDKITNVNYTVLEEGQPFKGLIDLFLSLGGDGTMLDTVTLIRDSGIPVIGINFGRLGFLASINKSDIAAAIHAVVNQQYTLDKRAMLHIDSEAKLFGDDNFALNEITIHKRDDSAMITTHAFLDGAFLNSYWSDGIIVSTATGSTAYSLSCGGPIIFPESNTVVLTPISPHNLNVRPAVLPDCCTLSFDVETRSANYLISCDSRTVVLDQPVRINVRKADFQLNLIRLNNENYLSTLRHKLLWGLDTRNY; this is encoded by the coding sequence ATGAAAATAGCAGTATACGGCAGACCATTTACCGACAGCGAGGTTTTGCCCTTTATACAACAGGTTTTTGATAATCTGCAACAACACGGCGTCGAAATTTATGTACACAGCCGCCTGCATGGCTATCTGCAGGATAAAATAACCAACGTTAATTACACCGTGCTTGAAGAAGGCCAACCGTTTAAAGGCCTGATCGATCTGTTTTTAAGTCTTGGTGGCGATGGTACTATGTTAGATACCGTTACCCTGATACGCGATAGCGGCATCCCGGTTATCGGTATTAACTTTGGCCGGCTGGGTTTTTTGGCAAGTATTAACAAAAGCGATATAGCGGCCGCCATACATGCGGTAGTAAATCAGCAATATACGCTCGATAAAAGAGCTATGCTGCACATTGATTCAGAAGCAAAACTATTTGGTGATGATAATTTCGCGCTGAACGAGATCACGATACATAAGCGCGATGATTCAGCGATGATCACTACACACGCTTTTTTGGATGGTGCCTTCCTTAACTCTTACTGGAGCGATGGTATCATCGTGTCAACCGCTACCGGCTCAACGGCTTACTCGCTAAGCTGCGGCGGTCCTATTATCTTTCCGGAATCAAACACGGTAGTACTTACACCAATTTCGCCGCATAACCTTAACGTGAGGCCGGCGGTATTGCCTGATTGCTGTACGCTATCATTCGATGTGGAAACGCGCAGTGCCAATTACTTGATCTCGTGCGATTCGCGTACCGTGGTGCTCGATCAGCCGGTGCGTATCAATGTGCGTAAGGCCGACTTTCAGCTTAATTTAATCAGGCTAAATAATGAAAACTACTTATCAACGTTAAGACATAAATTATTGTGGGGACTTGATACCCGTAATTATTAG
- the murI gene encoding glutamate racemase, with the protein MSATKPIGIFDSGYGGLTVFRSIANQLPRYDYVYLGDNGRSPYGNRSFKTIHEYTWECVQWLFKQGCPLIILACNTASAKALRTIQQQDMPGKFDDKRVLGVIRPTAEVIGNYTQTGEIGVLGTKGTVQSQSYLLEIEKFFPKLNVHQQACPMWVPLIETGEHDKPGADYFIKEYLDAIQAQSANIDTLLLACTHYPLLQDKIEARLPPNIKVVAQGDIVATSLADYLQRHLEIKQQLTQGAGKRFFTTSDDTTDFDHHASAFFGEPVVAEYVSVK; encoded by the coding sequence GTGTCAGCAACAAAACCCATCGGTATATTTGATTCCGGCTATGGCGGGTTAACCGTGTTCCGGTCTATCGCCAATCAACTGCCCCGGTACGATTATGTTTACCTGGGCGATAACGGCCGCTCGCCTTATGGTAACCGCTCGTTTAAAACCATACATGAGTATACTTGGGAATGCGTGCAGTGGTTGTTTAAGCAAGGCTGTCCGCTGATTATTTTGGCCTGTAATACCGCCTCGGCCAAAGCATTGCGCACCATACAGCAGCAGGATATGCCCGGCAAGTTTGATGATAAACGTGTGTTAGGCGTCATCCGCCCCACAGCAGAGGTAATTGGCAATTACACCCAAACCGGTGAGATTGGGGTGTTGGGTACCAAGGGTACCGTACAATCGCAGTCGTATTTATTAGAGATAGAGAAGTTTTTCCCGAAGTTAAATGTACATCAGCAAGCCTGCCCCATGTGGGTACCGTTGATTGAAACAGGTGAGCATGATAAACCGGGCGCCGATTATTTTATTAAAGAGTATTTGGACGCCATACAGGCGCAGTCAGCTAATATTGATACCCTGTTGCTGGCGTGTACCCATTATCCGCTATTGCAGGATAAGATTGAAGCGCGGTTGCCACCCAATATTAAAGTTGTTGCGCAGGGTGATATTGTAGCAACCAGTTTAGCCGATTACCTGCAACGCCACCTGGAAATTAAGCAGCAGCTTACTCAAGGAGCAGGCAAACGATTTTTCACCACATCAGATGATACCACGGATTTTGACCACCATGCATCAGCCTTTTTTGGCGAGCCTGTTGTGGCGGAGTATGTGTCGGTAAAGTGA
- a CDS encoding OmpH family outer membrane protein: MKRLFKVALVAVCMVFVGTYAKAQKIAHINFNQLVELMPETKTIRTQMEAYQKTFVDTYTTMGNEFQTKAQAYEKDKATMNDATRTAKETELQDLQKRIQDFQKDAQGKVEQKSNELTRPLFTKARASISKVAKAKGYTYVLDSSQTELLVSPEADDLLASVKADLGLK, from the coding sequence ATGAAAAGATTATTTAAGGTTGCTTTAGTAGCGGTATGCATGGTATTTGTGGGGACGTATGCAAAAGCACAAAAGATCGCGCACATCAATTTTAATCAACTGGTGGAGTTGATGCCCGAAACTAAAACGATAAGGACACAAATGGAAGCTTATCAAAAAACTTTTGTTGATACTTACACCACTATGGGTAACGAGTTTCAAACAAAAGCCCAGGCTTACGAAAAAGATAAAGCTACCATGAACGATGCAACCCGTACTGCTAAAGAAACAGAATTACAGGATCTGCAAAAACGTATTCAGGATTTCCAAAAAGACGCGCAAGGTAAAGTTGAACAAAAAAGCAATGAGTTGACCAGGCCGCTATTTACTAAAGCCCGTGCTTCAATAAGCAAAGTTGCTAAAGCTAAAGGTTACACTTATGTGCTTGATTCATCACAAACCGAATTATTAGTATCGCCAGAGGCTGACGATTTGTTAGCATCAGTTAAAGCTGACCTGGGTTTAAAATAA
- a CDS encoding biopolymer transporter ExbD, with amino-acid sequence MAELNTPAAGSGRKGTRKRASTRVDLTAMVDLAFLLITFFIMTTTLSKPKIMPVVMPDNEGPDEPVSENRTLTVCLGKDNKALWYLGRAEQPILKPTVAGYGKNGVRKALLDAAAYVKKNYGKTLMVIVKPADSSKYENLVNTIDELDITQVPAYAIADIAPQDITLLKQKGIY; translated from the coding sequence ATGGCCGAATTAAACACACCTGCCGCCGGATCAGGCAGAAAAGGAACCCGCAAACGCGCCTCAACCCGCGTAGATCTGACAGCTATGGTTGACCTTGCATTTCTGTTGATTACCTTTTTTATCATGACCACCACCTTAAGCAAGCCTAAGATAATGCCGGTTGTGATGCCTGATAATGAGGGTCCTGATGAACCTGTTTCAGAAAACCGCACACTCACCGTTTGCCTGGGTAAAGACAACAAGGCCCTTTGGTATTTAGGCCGGGCCGAGCAGCCCATACTTAAGCCAACAGTGGCAGGTTACGGTAAAAACGGCGTTCGCAAAGCTTTGTTGGATGCAGCGGCTTATGTAAAAAAGAATTATGGTAAAACCCTGATGGTAATTGTTAAACCTGCCGACAGTTCAAAATATGAAAACCTGGTGAATACCATTGACGAATTGGATATAACCCAGGTACCTGCATATGCCATTGCCGACATCGCACCTCAGGATATAACGCTTTTAAAGCAGAAAGGTATCTACTAA
- a CDS encoding DUF6089 family protein → MRKYLLTILILFTAITLKAQTWEVGAGIGGAGYMGDLNQHNPLQISGLDGNVFVKRNFNGYLSAKFQFTYGKIGAADSTSNNQQQRDRNLSFTNRIMETSLTGEFNFMHYIPDAGKNVFTPFVFAGIGVAAHAPRTELNGNQVGLRRLRTEGQQKQYAGTILSVPYGAGVKYNIGGKWTLIADLGYHWTNTDYLDDVSGLYADKSTLPSPTSVRLSDRTGERTGVYTGTAGTQRGDLRKRDSYLFLNLSLSFTFVTEKCYYEN, encoded by the coding sequence ATGCGAAAATATCTACTTACCATACTCATACTATTTACAGCCATAACGCTTAAAGCCCAAACCTGGGAAGTTGGGGCGGGTATAGGCGGCGCCGGTTATATGGGCGATTTAAACCAGCACAACCCCTTGCAAATTAGCGGGCTGGATGGTAACGTATTTGTTAAGCGTAATTTTAACGGTTACCTCTCGGCCAAATTTCAGTTCACATACGGTAAAATAGGCGCTGCGGATAGTACTTCAAACAACCAGCAACAGCGCGACCGTAACCTGAGTTTTACCAATCGCATTATGGAAACCAGCCTTACCGGCGAGTTTAACTTTATGCATTATATACCCGATGCCGGTAAAAATGTGTTCACCCCGTTTGTGTTTGCGGGTATTGGTGTGGCCGCTCATGCGCCGCGTACCGAGCTGAACGGCAATCAGGTAGGCTTGCGCAGGCTGCGTACCGAGGGGCAGCAAAAGCAATATGCCGGTACCATACTATCAGTGCCTTACGGTGCGGGCGTAAAATACAACATAGGCGGTAAGTGGACATTGATAGCCGATTTAGGTTATCACTGGACAAATACCGACTACCTTGATGATGTAAGCGGTTTATATGCTGATAAATCCACGTTGCCATCGCCAACCTCGGTGCGGCTGTCAGACCGTACGGGTGAGCGAACCGGCGTATATACAGGCACCGCCGGTACCCAACGCGGCGACCTGCGTAAACGCGACAGTTACCTTTTTTTAAACCTTTCGCTATCGTTTACATTCGTAACCGAAAAATGTTATTATGAAAATTGA
- a CDS encoding OmpH family outer membrane protein translates to MKRIILTALLAFTAYLGAFAQRFAYVDSEYILKHMPDYTSAQKQLSAQSQQWQKEADAKFQEIDRLYKAYQADQVLMTPEMKKRREAEIVGKEKAAKDFQRLKFGPDGELTQKSTALIKPIQDRVSKAVQVVAESENLDMIFDKNSEVMMLYANPRYDKSAAVITRLGLKPGTFAQ, encoded by the coding sequence ATGAAAAGGATAATTTTAACAGCTTTATTAGCGTTTACTGCATATTTAGGAGCATTTGCACAACGGTTTGCTTATGTTGACTCGGAATACATACTGAAGCACATGCCGGATTATACATCGGCACAAAAGCAATTGAGCGCGCAATCGCAGCAATGGCAAAAAGAGGCTGACGCTAAATTTCAGGAAATTGACAGGTTATATAAAGCTTACCAGGCCGACCAGGTGTTAATGACGCCTGAAATGAAAAAGCGCCGCGAAGCGGAGATTGTAGGTAAGGAGAAAGCAGCGAAGGATTTTCAACGGTTGAAATTCGGTCCTGACGGTGAGCTGACACAAAAAAGCACTGCCTTGATTAAACCAATTCAGGATCGCGTGTCAAAAGCGGTACAGGTAGTTGCCGAAAGCGAAAATCTGGATATGATATTTGACAAGAACAGCGAGGTAATGATGCTTTACGCTAACCCAAGGTATGATAAGAGTGCCGCGGTGATAACGCGTTTAGGATTAAAACCAGGAACATTTGCCCAATAA
- a CDS encoding CBS domain-containing protein, with protein sequence MFAIDLIGNAIPPLHTSDTVQKVIERMAEFKVSHMPIVNEEQFLGLISEDDLIEEPDYDTEIGALALALVNPYVFSDQHIYDVIRMFRELQLSVVPVLDKKNNYLGVVSINSMNEYFAELTSVSVPGGIIVLEISNRNNSLAHMAQIVESDNAQILSSYVRTFPDSTRMEITLKINKLDISNIAATFLRYNYDIKATFNHYNERDNSMERYDSLMNYLNL encoded by the coding sequence ATGTTCGCGATTGACCTGATCGGAAATGCCATACCACCTCTACACACGTCTGACACGGTGCAGAAAGTGATCGAACGTATGGCCGAGTTTAAGGTCAGTCACATGCCTATAGTTAACGAGGAGCAGTTTCTGGGTCTTATTTCTGAGGATGACCTTATCGAGGAGCCCGATTATGATACCGAGATAGGAGCCTTGGCGCTCGCGCTGGTTAACCCTTATGTTTTTAGCGATCAGCATATTTACGATGTTATCCGCATGTTTCGTGAATTACAGTTGAGCGTTGTACCCGTTCTGGATAAAAAAAACAATTACCTCGGGGTGGTGTCTATCAACAGTATGAATGAGTACTTTGCCGAGCTTACGTCGGTATCAGTACCTGGTGGTATAATTGTGCTGGAGATAAGCAACCGCAATAATTCGCTGGCGCACATGGCGCAGATCGTCGAGTCAGACAATGCGCAGATACTAAGCTCGTACGTCCGTACTTTCCCTGACTCAACCCGCATGGAGATCACCCTTAAAATTAATAAGCTGGATATATCAAACATAGCGGCTACCTTTTTAAGGTACAACTATGATATTAAGGCTACCTTTAATCACTATAACGAAAGGGATAATTCAATGGAGCGTTATGATTCGCTGATGAATTACCTCAACCTATAA
- the bamA gene encoding outer membrane protein assembly factor BamA: MYKYIVAVFSLLLSAITAMAQVPAGSADSLNYLSPKEYIVGGVTISGAKNLDKEILITISKLNKGDRLILPGEANARVIKDLFSQGLFDDVQLNITKVNMDTVYLEIAVVERPRLSRLKITGIKKGEIEDVTKKLNDKTGKIVNQNLINTTTGIIKRHFNEKGYLFTEVKMNPVPDPGDSSSVILNVQVDKKNKVKINSVEFDGNTAFTDKKLRKFLKNTRTKKWYNIFGSKKFKEDKFLEDKQTLIEKMQAEGYRDAQVLDDTVTRHDERTVDVKIKVYEGPKYYFGNIKWSGNAKYTTEFLNRVLRIKKGDIFSEEELTKRLSGPTPSNDDVSTLYLDDGYLTYNADPVQTRIYGDTIDLDIRIYEGPQYTINRVTVKGNDVTNDKVVMREIRTKPGQRFNKTLLIRSTRELSQLGSFDEQKTEPRPTNINPSEGTVDIIYNVVEKPSDQIELSGGFGGGQLVGTLGLSFNNFSLRNIFNLKAYRPLPKGDGQRLSIRGQSSGRTYQNFSFTFSEPWLGGKKPIFFSLSAYTQGSSTGQYYPKSSPYYNKLRINGIGVTLGKRLNWPDNYFQLNYSLNFDHYFLDNYSAYLFRNGTSYNIKITQELSRNSLDAPIYPTGGSNIRFTVQVTPPYSLFNNTNYAIATPEERYKFVEYHKWKFDAQWFQRITGKLVLMSQARFGFLGSYNSQVGPSPFERFKLGGDGMQTYQFLQGSEIIGLRGYQNFSIVPTGSNYTANDNPGSAIYNKFTLELRHPVIASQSATIFLLAFAEGGNAWDSFSRYNPFNVRRSVGMGARIFLPIFGLLGLDYGYGFDRIPGQPDAGRGQFHFSIAQSLQGGFN, encoded by the coding sequence ATGTATAAATATATAGTTGCTGTATTTTCTTTGCTGTTAAGTGCAATTACTGCCATGGCGCAGGTTCCGGCCGGCTCGGCAGATAGCCTGAACTACCTTAGTCCTAAAGAGTATATTGTTGGTGGCGTAACCATTAGCGGAGCTAAAAACCTGGACAAGGAAATTCTGATCACCATATCAAAATTAAATAAAGGCGACAGGCTGATATTACCAGGCGAGGCTAACGCACGTGTTATCAAGGACCTGTTTTCGCAGGGATTGTTTGATGATGTACAGCTTAACATCACCAAAGTAAATATGGATACCGTATACCTGGAGATAGCAGTGGTTGAAAGGCCGCGTTTATCAAGGTTAAAAATAACCGGTATTAAAAAAGGCGAAATTGAGGATGTAACTAAAAAGCTGAATGATAAAACAGGTAAAATAGTTAACCAGAACCTGATCAATACGACAACCGGAATTATTAAGCGCCACTTTAACGAGAAAGGCTACTTATTTACCGAGGTTAAAATGAATCCGGTGCCTGACCCGGGCGACTCAAGTTCTGTGATACTGAATGTACAGGTTGATAAAAAGAACAAGGTTAAAATTAACAGTGTTGAGTTTGACGGCAATACCGCCTTTACCGATAAAAAATTACGCAAGTTTTTAAAGAATACACGTACCAAGAAGTGGTACAATATCTTCGGCTCAAAGAAGTTTAAAGAAGATAAATTTTTAGAGGATAAGCAAACGCTTATTGAAAAAATGCAGGCCGAAGGTTATCGTGACGCGCAGGTGTTAGACGATACCGTTACCCGCCACGATGAGCGCACGGTTGACGTGAAGATCAAAGTTTACGAAGGTCCTAAGTATTACTTTGGTAACATTAAATGGTCGGGCAATGCCAAGTACACTACCGAGTTTTTAAATCGTGTACTGCGTATTAAGAAAGGTGATATATTTAGCGAAGAGGAGCTGACCAAGAGGTTATCAGGCCCTACGCCGAGTAATGACGATGTATCAACCCTTTATCTGGATGATGGATACCTGACCTACAACGCCGACCCGGTACAAACGCGCATTTATGGCGACACTATCGATCTGGACATACGTATTTACGAAGGACCACAATACACCATTAACCGTGTAACCGTTAAAGGTAATGATGTTACTAACGATAAGGTGGTAATGCGCGAGATCCGTACCAAACCGGGGCAAAGGTTTAACAAAACGTTATTGATCCGTAGTACGCGCGAACTTTCGCAGTTGGGTAGTTTTGACGAGCAAAAAACAGAACCACGCCCAACTAATATTAATCCATCGGAGGGTACGGTTGACATTATTTACAACGTAGTTGAAAAACCTTCTGACCAGATTGAGCTTTCGGGTGGTTTTGGTGGTGGCCAGTTGGTTGGTACATTAGGTTTATCGTTCAACAACTTTTCGCTGCGTAATATATTTAATCTGAAAGCTTACAGGCCGCTGCCAAAAGGCGACGGGCAAAGGCTAAGCATACGTGGCCAGTCAAGCGGGCGTACGTATCAAAACTTCTCGTTCACGTTCTCTGAGCCATGGCTGGGTGGTAAGAAACCTATTTTCTTCAGCTTATCGGCTTATACACAGGGTAGCTCAACAGGGCAGTATTATCCAAAATCAAGCCCTTATTACAATAAGTTACGTATTAATGGTATCGGTGTAACGCTGGGTAAACGTTTAAACTGGCCCGATAACTACTTCCAGTTAAACTACTCACTTAACTTTGACCACTACTTCCTGGATAACTATTCAGCATACCTGTTCAGAAACGGTACATCATACAACATTAAAATTACACAAGAGTTAAGCCGTAACTCGCTGGATGCGCCTATTTATCCAACTGGGGGTTCAAACATCAGGTTTACGGTTCAGGTAACACCGCCGTACTCATTATTTAATAACACCAACTACGCAATTGCTACGCCGGAAGAGCGTTATAAATTTGTGGAGTATCACAAATGGAAGTTTGACGCGCAATGGTTCCAGCGTATTACCGGTAAACTTGTGCTGATGTCTCAGGCAAGGTTTGGTTTCCTGGGTTCATATAATTCCCAGGTAGGCCCTTCACCGTTCGAGCGTTTCAAACTGGGTGGTGACGGTATGCAAACTTACCAGTTCCTGCAGGGTAGCGAGATCATCGGTTTACGTGGATATCAAAACTTCTCGATCGTACCAACCGGCTCAAACTATACGGCTAACGATAACCCAGGCAGTGCTATCTATAACAAGTTTACGCTTGAGCTGCGTCACCCGGTAATTGCAAGCCAGTCGGCCACTATATTCCTGTTGGCTTTTGCCGAAGGCGGTAACGCATGGGATAGCTTCAGCCGCTACAATCCGTTTAACGTAAGGCGCTCGGTAGGTATGGGTGCCCGGATATTTTTGCCTATATTTGGTTTGCTCGGGCTTGATTACGGTTACGGTTTTGACCGCATACCGGGCCAGCCGGATGCGGGAAGAGGACAGTTCCACTTCTCAATTGCACAAAGTTTACAAGGCGGATTTAATTAA